The DNA region CGGTGATCCCTCGTCGGCGCGTGAGTGCTGGCTGCGTTCGGTGCGGGTGCTGACCGAGCTCGCGCATCCCGACGCCGAGGACGTCCGCACCAAGCTGGCCTCGCTCGTGGGCGAAACGGTCAAGGCTGAGTGAGGCACGGGCGCCCGGCGTGCCGACCCCCAGGCACAGCACGCGAGTACGCCCGTGACCTCGAACGCCACTAAACCGGACACCGCTCACTGCGCGCTGACTGTGCAGCTTGCGCGGGTCACGCCAGGAGCTCCGCGAGGGTGATCGCGTTCTTCGGCGCCTCGACCTTGACGTCGTTGTCGAAGTAGACGTACGTGTCGCGGCCCCAGCCCTTGATCTTCCGTGCCCACTTCTCGAGGGCCTTGTCGCTGTATCCGCTGACGTACAGCTCCTCGTCGCCGTGCAGGCGGACGTACGCGAAGTCTTCGCTCGTCAGCTCTTCGACGAACGGGAACTTGCCCGCGGTGTCGGCGACGACGAGCGCGATGCCGTGTTTCCGGAACAGGTCCAGGCTTTCGGGCTCGGCGAAGCTCGGATGCCGCACCTCGACGGCGTGGCGGAGCTTCCGGCGAGGGCTCGGATCGGTGTGCGGTTCGGCTTTCAGCTTGTCGTCGTGGTGCTTCGCGAGCTTGGCGGCGGCGTGGCTGGTGCGCGGCAGCAGCTTGAAGAACGCTTCGACGCGCTCGGCGTCGAACGCCAGCCGCGGCGGCAGCTGCCAGAGGAACGGTCCCAGTTTCCGGCCGAGCGCCAGCACGCCGGAAGCGAAGAAGTTCGCCAGCGGCGTCTCGACGTCGCGCAGTTGCTTCAGATGCGTGATGAAGCGGCCGCCCTTGACGGCGAAGACGAAGTCGTCCGGTGTCTCCTCGGCCCACGCGCGGTAGCGCTCGGGACGCTGCAGCGAGTAGAACGAGCCGTTGATCTCGGCCGAGTTCATCCGGGACGACAGGTATTCCAGCTCGCGCCGCTGCACCAGGCCGCGGGGGTAGAAGTCCCCGCGCCACGGTGGGTAGCGCCAGCCCGAAGTGCCGATCCTCAGCTCCGCGACGTCGATCACCGCCTTCCCGTGCCGCCCTGATTCCCCCTCTCTCCGTGGGATAAACGCCCGCTCACGCCCACGAGAACCGCCACCGGCGGGTCTGGACCAGGCCGGACGCGAACTCGCGCAGATTCCCCGGCTGACCGGCGAACGACGGCAGGCAGAACGAGCGGTGCTCGGCGGCGACCGTGAGCGCGCGGCCCTGGGTCCGCGGCGGCGCGGCCACCGACAGTTCCATCGAATCGAAGCCCAGCACCGTGAGCGTCGCGCCGAAGCGGTCTTCCCAGCTGCGCAGGACGGCGGAAAGCTCATGGACCTGATCGGTCGCCTTGATCATGCCCGTCCAGCCGAGGATCGCCGGGATGTCGGCGGGCCGCTCCGTCTGCACCAGCGCCAGCCGGTGCTGCCCTCGCGCGGCCAGGATCGAGCCGGTGTTGCCCGCTTCGGCCAGCGGATCCGCCCGGCGCGACGGGCGGCGCGCGAGGCCGGGGAACTTCGCGCCGAACGGGCGCAGGCAGGCGCCGTCGCAGCACGACGTGTCCCACCAGCGGGCCAGCACCTCGGCCGGATCCACCGAGGCGATCCGGTGATCGGCGGGGGCGAGCCTGCCGCGGTCGTCGATCCAGTCCTCGCCGTTGGCCGCGAAGCGCTGGTCGTGCGGGATCAGCACCGGCCACAGGCCGGACCGATCGAATTCGGCGACGCAGCCGGTGTAGCGCTCCGGCCTGGCCAACGGCAGGTCGGAAACCCAGATCCGGCTGTGCCAGCGGCCGGGCGGCAGGGTCTGGACTGGTGGTGTACCCGGTCGGAACGGTGCGATGGTCATCGGCTTCCCCTCGAACTGGTGTTCGGTCAACTCTACCGAACACTAGTTCGAAGCACCGACAGTTTTCGATACCCCGTTTGCGGGATCCGGAGGTGGTCGCCTCAGGCGTCGCTGGAGTCACACGTGCACCATGAGATGTCCACAGTGGACGATCGGTGGCGCTTTCCGGCCAGGGAGGGCCCCGAGTGGTAGCAAAGGTCCCTTGCTCTCTTCCTGCGGGTCAGGGGGTGATCGGACGTCCTGAAGGTCCCCTTTGGGACGCTGAACGTCTCAAAGGCGACCTTCAGGACACCGCGGCCCGCCCCAATCCCGGCCGAAGTACCTGAAGGCCCCTTGCGGCGATAGACAGTCGTATGACTGCTGGTCGTGTCGCTGTCCGTGATTCGGACACCGCAATCGGGGTCACGCGCCGCCCTTGGCCCGTCCGGCCGCCGGTCATCTGACTGGGCCGGTAGCTGAAGGGGCCGTCACCTGCCGAAGCGAATCCCTAAAGAGGGCGCAGCAGGTCGTCCGCGTCCACGATCCGGTACGCGTACCCCTGTTCCGCCAGGAAGCGCTGCCGGTGCGCCGCGTACTCCGTGTCGACGGTGTCCCGCGAGACGACCGAGTAGAAATGCGCCTGCCGTCCGTCGCCCTTGGGCCGCAGCAGCCTTCCGAGCCGCTGCGCCTCCTCCTGCCGCGAGCCGAACGTCCCGGAGATCTGGATCGCGACCGACGCCTCCGGCAGGTCGATCGAGAAGTTCGCGACCTTCGAAACGACCAGTGTCCTGATCTCGCCGCGCCGGAACGCGTCGAACAGTTCCTCGCGTTCCTTGTTCCGTGTCGCGCCCTGGATCACCGGCGCGTCGAGTTCGTCGCCGATCATCTCCAGCTGGTCGAGGTAGGCGCCGATGACCAGCGTCGGCTCGCCGGGATGCCGGTCGACCAGCGATTTGATCACCTTGGTCTTGGTGTCCGCGGTCGCCGCCAGCTTGTACCGCTCCTCGGCCTCGGCCGTCGCGTACGCGAGCCTCTCGGCGTCCGTCAGTGTCACGCGGACCTCGGTGCACTCGGCCGGCGCGATCCAGCCCTGGGCCTCGATGTCGCGCCACGGGACGTCGTAACGCTTCGGGCCGATCAGGGAGAACACGTCGCCTTCGCGCCCGTCTTCGCGCACGAGCGTCGCGGTGAGCCCGAGCCGCCGCCGCGACTGCAGGTCCGCGGTCATCCGGAAGACCGGTGCGGGCAGCAGGTGGACCTCGTCGTAGACCACCAGGCCCCAGTCCCGCGAATCGAACAGGTCCAGATGTTTGTACTCGCCCTTGGTCTTGCGCGTGACCACCTGGTACGTCGCGATGGTGACCGGCCGGATCTCCTTCTTCTCGCCGGAGTATTCGCCGATCTCCTCCTCGGTGAGCGAGGTCCGCGCGACCAGCTCCCGCTTCCACTGCCGACCGGCGACGGTGTTCGTCACCAGGATCAGCGTGGTCGCCTTCGCGTGAGCCATCGCCGCGGCGCCGACCAGGGTCTTGCCCGCGCCGCACGGCAGCACGACGACGCCGGATCCGCCGGCCCAGAACGCCTCGGCGGCCTTGCGCTGGTAGTCGCGCAGCTCCCAGTCGTCTTCGGCCAGGTCGATCGGGTGTGCTTCGCCGTCGACGTAACCGGCGAGGTCTTCCGCGGGCCAGCCGACCTTCAGCAGCGCCTGCTTGAGCCGCCCGCGTTCGGACGGGTGCACGACGACGGTGTCCTCGTCGATGCGCGCGCCCAGCATCGGGCTGATCTTCTTGTGCCGGAGGATCTCCTCCAGCACCGCGCGGTCGATGGTCGACATGACCAGGCCATGCGCCGGGTGGTTGGCGATCTGGAGCCGCCCGAAGCGGCCCATCGTGTCCACGATGTCGATGAGCAGCGGTTGGGGCACGGGGAACCGCGAGTACGTGGTCAGCGCGTCGACGACCTGTTCGGCGTCGTGGCCGGCGGCGCGGGCGTTCCACAACGCGAGCGGCGTGATCCGGTAGGTGTGGACGTGCTCGGGCGCGCGTTCCAGTTCGGCGAACGGCGCGATGGCGATCCGCGCGTCGTCGGCCTGGCTGTTGTCGACCTCGAGGAGCACGGTCTTGTCGGATTGGACGATCAGCGGGCCATCGGTCACATCCTCCTTTATACGTTCCGGCCACACCGGCTCCCGCCGCGGCACCGCTGGTGGAAGGATGTACGGAAGGTGACTGGAGGGGACCTTGACGACTACACCGACCGGCGGGACACCCGAGTACGACCCGTTCGACGCGCCCGCGCCCCTGCCGCCGATGCCGGAAGCGGCACCGCCGACCCCGTTCCCGAAACCGGCACCGCTGAGCGTGCTCGCGAGGGTCTCGATCGTGCTGGGTGTGGTCCTCGCGCTGGGCCTGGGGAGCCTGGCCGCCTGGGGGATCTCGCAGTCAAGCAGGTTCGCCACGGTCGAGGCGGGCAAGTGCCTGTACCTGACCGACGAGGCGGGCGGCAACCAGAGCTACACGACGGCCAGTTGCAGTTCGAACCGCGCGACCTTCCGCATCGACGAGGTGAGGACGGGTTCGTCCGGCTGCCGCGACGCGGACTACATCCAGTTCGAGGTGTACGGGACTTCGTCCAGCCGCACGGCCAAGAAGACGCTCTGTCTCGCGCTGAACGTCGAGACCGGGGATTGCCTGCGCGACGTCGTGCACGAGACGCGGATCGCGAAGGTCCGCTGCACCGACATCAGCGCGGAGGCGCGGGCGGTCGTCACGCGGGGATCGTCGGAGACCGCCTGTTCGTCGGAGGACACCGCCCTGCACTACACCGGGCCTCCCGAGCGCACGGTATGCCTCAGGCCGACCGGCGAAAATATCTAGCAGCCAGGCAAAGCCTGTCCGTTGAGGGTGGTGGCGGGGCGGGGTCCGGGTTAAGGCCGCGCCACCATCGACTGCACGTCCAGCCGGGCACCGAGAATGCCCGAGTTGTGCATCAGGTCGGCGACGCGCTGCAGCCGGATGCCGTTGAGGGAGACCGGGTACGTCCCGAGCGAGATCAGCGAAGCCGTCGTCCGGTCGATGTCGGAGAACGACGGCAGCGCGTCGCGGACGACGGCGGTGTCGGCCGCCCGCACCTGCGCTTCGCCGAGCACCTTCCGGAACACCGCGAGGGTGCGGGCGTTGGCCTGGCCGAACGCTCCCATCGAAACGTAGGACGACATCGGGAAGTCCAGGGTCGCGCCGCGGGCGCCGTCGGCGAGGATGCTCGCCCCGAGCTCCTTCTCGGCCCTGGTGATGTACGGCTCGACCATCCACGCGGCGTCGGCCTCGCCCGCCTGCAGCGCCTGCGGCATCCGGTCGAACGGGTTCTGTTTGAACTGGATCCGGTTCACGTCGACGCCCGCGGTCCCCAGTACCGACCTGGCCGCCAGCACGCCGACGTCGTCGAGCATGTTCACCGCGATCTTCGGTGACTTCTTGAGCGTCGGTTCGGTGTAGTCGGAGCCCGGGAGTGTGACGAGCGCCATGGTGTTGCGGCCGGCGGTGTAGGCCTCGCCCTGCAGTTGCAGCGCCGTCCCGGCCGCGGCGGCGCGGAAGATCGACACGTCGCTCGCGAACGCCAGGTCGACCTCGCCGGCGGAGAGCTTGCCGATCGCCTGGTCGGCGGGAACCTCGACGAGCGTCACGGAAAGGCCGGCCGCGGTGAACCTCCCGTCGGCGACGGCGATCCGCAAGGGTGCCGTGTCGATGGGGCTTCCGACGCCGATGCGCAGTTCCGTCCGTTCGAGTGGCGCGTCGGTGCTTGCGTCACCACCGGAAAACACTCCGCAACCGGTGGTCGCCAGCAGAGCCGCTACCAGCGGAATCGCCAAGACACGCATCTTCGTCACCGCTCACCTACCGAGAGAATGTGCTCCTCCTTCTGGATCGTATGGTCCGTGCCCCATACGATCGCGTGCGGGAGACGCCGGATGGCGCGGCTTTCGATCGTTCTCGAACCTTGTTACTCTACAGTAGGTTCGGGCTCTCGTCCCCGATGTCAGCCATGGGAAAGGGTCCCGTGGTGGGAAAAGGAAACCAGGTGGCCCGTCGCGACAAGCGTCCCCGTGGGGGCGACGCGGCGGAACGGCATCCCCATGTCGGCGGCCGCTGGCGGCTGCGGAACTGGCACCTGCGTACCAAACTCTTCGTGGTACTCCTGATTCCCGCGCTCGCGGTGGTCGCCCTCGTCGGGCTCCGGGTCAACTCGGATCTGCGGGACGCGCGGCAGCTGGCCGAATTCGCCACCCGCGGCCGTGTCGACAGCACCGTCGCCGAAGCGGTGCACCAGCTTCAGCGCGAACGCGACCTCACCGTCCGGTTCGTCGCGGGCGACCGCAAGGGCGACCTGTCCGAATTGACCGAGCAGCGCAAGCGTGCCGACGAGGCCATCGGCACGTTCGACCGCACGCTCGGCGAGAGCAAGAGCAGGCTCGGCGGCAAGGCCGCGACGAGCCTGCAGCAGACCAGCGACCGGCTGCGCGTGCTGACCGGACTCCGCTTTTCCGCGGAACACTCCGCTTTTCCCGCCGACGCGGTGCTGCGGTCCTACAGCGAGCTGATCTCCGGCCTGCTCGACATCAGCGACGCCACCGCGGCCGACGTCTCCGACCCGGATCTGGGGAAGCTCCGCCTAGCGGGCAACGCGCTCGCGCGGGTCAAGGATCAGATGTCGGTCAAACGCGCGATCATGGCGGCCGCGCTCGCGCAGGGCGGGCTCAACCGGGACCGGACCCGCGCGCTGCTCGGCGCGGAGGCCGAACTCGCCGCCGCCCGCAGCGACTACCGCACCTTCGCGACGCCCGAACAGCAACGCATGTACGACGACACGGTCATCGGCCTGATCGTCGACATCGGCAACGACATGGTGGAATCGGCGCTCATCCGCGCCGAGAACGACCAGGGGCTCGGCGGGCTGGACCCGAACCAGTGGGACACCTCGGCCACGTACACGGTCAATCTCGCCCATCAGGTGCAGCAGGCGCTGCTCGTCCA from Amycolatopsis sp. EV170708-02-1 includes:
- a CDS encoding DNA repair helicase XPB, which gives rise to MTDGPLIVQSDKTVLLEVDNSQADDARIAIAPFAELERAPEHVHTYRITPLALWNARAAGHDAEQVVDALTTYSRFPVPQPLLIDIVDTMGRFGRLQIANHPAHGLVMSTIDRAVLEEILRHKKISPMLGARIDEDTVVVHPSERGRLKQALLKVGWPAEDLAGYVDGEAHPIDLAEDDWELRDYQRKAAEAFWAGGSGVVVLPCGAGKTLVGAAAMAHAKATTLILVTNTVAGRQWKRELVARTSLTEEEIGEYSGEKKEIRPVTIATYQVVTRKTKGEYKHLDLFDSRDWGLVVYDEVHLLPAPVFRMTADLQSRRRLGLTATLVREDGREGDVFSLIGPKRYDVPWRDIEAQGWIAPAECTEVRVTLTDAERLAYATAEAEERYKLAATADTKTKVIKSLVDRHPGEPTLVIGAYLDQLEMIGDELDAPVIQGATRNKEREELFDAFRRGEIRTLVVSKVANFSIDLPEASVAIQISGTFGSRQEEAQRLGRLLRPKGDGRQAHFYSVVSRDTVDTEYAAHRQRFLAEQGYAYRIVDADDLLRPL
- a CDS encoding DUF4253 domain-containing protein; the protein is MTIAPFRPGTPPVQTLPPGRWHSRIWVSDLPLARPERYTGCVAEFDRSGLWPVLIPHDQRFAANGEDWIDDRGRLAPADHRIASVDPAEVLARWWDTSCCDGACLRPFGAKFPGLARRPSRRADPLAEAGNTGSILAARGQHRLALVQTERPADIPAILGWTGMIKATDQVHELSAVLRSWEDRFGATLTVLGFDSMELSVAAPPRTQGRALTVAAEHRSFCLPSFAGQPGNLREFASGLVQTRRWRFSWA
- a CDS encoding ABC transporter substrate-binding protein, which produces MTKMRVLAIPLVAALLATTGCGVFSGGDASTDAPLERTELRIGVGSPIDTAPLRIAVADGRFTAAGLSVTLVEVPADQAIGKLSAGEVDLAFASDVSIFRAAAAGTALQLQGEAYTAGRNTMALVTLPGSDYTEPTLKKSPKIAVNMLDDVGVLAARSVLGTAGVDVNRIQFKQNPFDRMPQALQAGEADAAWMVEPYITRAEKELGASILADGARGATLDFPMSSYVSMGAFGQANARTLAVFRKVLGEAQVRAADTAVVRDALPSFSDIDRTTASLISLGTYPVSLNGIRLQRVADLMHNSGILGARLDVQSMVARP
- a CDS encoding DUF72 domain-containing protein — encoded protein: MIDVAELRIGTSGWRYPPWRGDFYPRGLVQRRELEYLSSRMNSAEINGSFYSLQRPERYRAWAEETPDDFVFAVKGGRFITHLKQLRDVETPLANFFASGVLALGRKLGPFLWQLPPRLAFDAERVEAFFKLLPRTSHAAAKLAKHHDDKLKAEPHTDPSPRRKLRHAVEVRHPSFAEPESLDLFRKHGIALVVADTAGKFPFVEELTSEDFAYVRLHGDEELYVSGYSDKALEKWARKIKGWGRDTYVYFDNDVKVEAPKNAITLAELLA